The Lytechinus pictus isolate F3 Inbred chromosome 8, Lp3.0, whole genome shotgun sequence nucleotide sequence tcCCTTTGCCTTCTGTTGAgttgtacttttttttctgtgGAGCTTTTCTGTTTTCTCAAGTTCTCTGATATCATTTACATACTCTTCAGTAGTGAGTTCCCCAGATTGTTGTTTTCGACGTTTGCTCGTTTCCTGCGGACGAACTACTTTTTTGGAGAGGTTGTAGCTCTTGAAAGGACACATTTGCACTGCTGGTGCTGGGTTGGTCTTCATTGTAGCCGATTGAGGAGCAGTTGGTGGATCAGGTGGAAGAGAGGCTACATGAATAGTGTTAGATGTTGTGCTTGTCGAAGCGTGAAAAGTGATGTTCAATAGGAACTCCATAacttttatgtaatttttacctAAAAGTGAATTTCACAAATATTATGTAAATCATTATGTAAACTACAAAACACAATTTATTGTGTAAATATTAcctaacttaaaggagaatgaaactcttggagcaagttagcttttgtgaaagcagaaaaataaaagaataagatcaacaaaagtttgagtataataggactagcaatagaagagatatgagcatttgaatgtcgagatcactaatgctatggagatcctcctattggcagcCTGAACTGAAGACAATTTTAACCTATATGGGGAGCAATGTGTCATTGCATCGTCATTGCATTACGTTTATGCTACACATAAAATGCGATCGGATGTTCTCCcattttaatttaaaagactTGACATGACGTCTTGAGAGTGATATCGACTTTAAGTATTCttacaatttaaagaaaaaataattaagttGGGTTCACAATGAATACTGAACAGTTTTTAACTCATTTTTGGCGAAACAGGTGCGAAACAAGCTACCATTGTATCTTTCTGGCGTATTAATCAAATCAACAAGTCATTACTATAGAATATGACTATTAAATTTATAAAGGTTCCTCCATTGTAATTACTTCACACAGAGCTCTCTAAAACTAGAAGGCCATGAACCATTTACTGGCATGTTACACCATATATATAACACTTATTCAGTTTACACATGGTAATGGTAATAAGAGTTCTCAATTACAACTACGATCAAAAGAACCAAAAATTTTATATCAATGTAGTTTTCCCCATGTAATGTCATCAAAGAACATGCATTCTTGAACAACTTATGCTCTATAAATGGCAATGATCAAAATTGAGGTTTCAAAAAAATACTCAAAGAATCTCTTAAGGCTAaaccttaataaaaaaaaccctgttTAAACAAGGTGCATTAGTACCTTTTGAATATAAACAACAaccaaaaaatatatgaaaaacagTTGAATGCCTATTGGTCTTTAAGAGTTTTCTGGAAAGCCCTGAACTATCTGACAATGGGGCATTTTACTTGGCCTGGCATTTCATACATAATGCTTTGAATAAATTCCCAAGTTCCTGAGCATTGCGCCTGATATTCAAGATTGTAGGCATAGCAAGCTTTGAAACACAGATCAACCGCACAGTGACAGTTTTAGTTTCAACCACCTTTCCTTCAATGAGGCAAAGACCTGATGTGGTTCCAATTTTGTACCCCCAAGGCACAGTACATATGGCTGAAGTCGGTGTGCTCCTCTCGTGGACTGCATGTAAAAACCTACATCAGATGAAAATGAGAGCAAACGATCAATGTCTTGACCACAGACAATGGGGGGATGCATTCTCCACAAGGCCTGCTACCCACTAGTGCCAACCTTAGAAGTCTCCTAAATGATGTAACATGAATAACCTTTATATGTATCCCTAAATGTCATCTCACATTAGAAACATAAGAAAAACCATCCTTATCAGTGGCATAAACAACAAAATCCCATGATTTCATAATGAAATTGGCCTGAACTTATCTGCAAAATATACTTATCAGAATCAGGTTATAAAAAATTCACAGATGCGATAATAACAATTGTAACCTATGTTTTGCATGGCTCAGTTTGTAGTGCATCCGAATCATGGTCGGGAGGATGATGATTCAAATCCCACAcacttaaaatagttgggcaaaaaaatgcccaacttttaaccaacactgagcaacatacggtccacacaactattggttaaaatctgcccaactGATGTTGGGTAATCAGTTTGCTATGTGGTTGGGCAAATTAAATTGCCCATCAGTTGGTGACCCATCAGATTTTACCCAACTCTACAATTGCCTAACAGTTGGTTATATTTTCAGTTGGGTAATTTCTTGCCCAACCAATTTTACCCAGTTAGATATTGCCCAACCTTCTATTTGCCCAACTTTTGAGTAAGTTTAATGTTGGTTAATTAAATGCCCAACCAGTTTTTACCCAACTCCCAGTCTGCCCAACTTGCCAAACTCCCATCTGTTGTATAACAATTGCTCAACAATTTCTCCGCAATATCCATTTGCCCAACTTTCAAAACACCCATCTATTGGGTAATATTTGCTCAACAATTTCTCCACAATATCCATTTGCCCACCTCTCAAAACACCCATCTATTGGGTAATAATTGCTCAACAATTTCTCCGCAATATCCATTTGCCCAACTCTCAAAACACCCATCTATTGGGTAATAATTGCTCAACAATTTCTCCACAATATCCATTTGCCCAACTCTCAAAACACCCATCTACTGGGTAATAATTGCTCAACAATTTCTCCACAATCTCCATTTGCCCAACTCTCAAAACACTCATCTATTGGGTAATAATTGCTCAACAATTTCTCCACAATATCCATTTGCCCAACTCTCAAAACACCCATCTATTGGGTAATAATTGCTTAACAATTTCTCTGCAATATTCATTTGCCCAACTCTCAAAATACCCATCTATTGGGTAATAATTGCTCAACTTTATCTCCACAACATCTATTTGCCCAACTCTTTAATTCGTCTGTTGGATAATCATTGCTCAACACTTTCTCCATAACATCTATTTGCTCAAATCTTTTTCTCATCTAATGGGTAATAATTGCTTAACTGAAACACAAATAACATACAAAGTAAACACATGTTGCTGTTTTCATCAGAAAcgtaaaaacaaaacttgttaaCATCGACTACAACATTccaatttttggtgaaaaaaaatacaaccttTTAAGAAAAGTAAATGGAAATATAGCCCCTGTTTGGTGCAGCATGATAATGTTTAACTTTGATGTACTCTGTATGTATCCCACACACTCTGATTTCATACATGAATATGTGcatcatatatattttgtggGTGTGGCATAGTGTTCATTTATCCTGACACACCAATACTCTGCCTTAGAGTGTTACCCATGCACACATTTTTGTGAagtgaaaaaaagaggaaataaatgcAAATCCATCTAGATTATTTGACATGTGCAGAAGTACAACATGAAAGTTTGGTTATCTGTGATGGTGAACAGGTACTGATCAAATAACAAGGATACACATTGCCTACTATAACTTTTTGATTAGATTAAAGACAACAAAAATCAATTGACCCTATGCTATACTCAGTTTGAAagattttattgatattatcaataatatcaataaaattttgcaaaatgtagatgaaaatgttgaCTTCTCTACTTCTGCTTTGCGCGATGTAAATTAATGCGTGCAGTCCATTCAGCAGAGAGTTCAGCGTAGGGTCAATGGACGATACACATTACATAAAAATTAATGGTACATGTAATTTACAATCGTATACCCCACTTGCTGTTTTAAATGCagaaaatatcataaatcatgttttatgaagaaatatataattttgatgTATGGGTTATGAAACAGTACTCTTGGGATTAAGACCGAACACGATAAGCATTTGTAAGATTTAGCCTTCTATTGATTTGAGAAGTTATACGCCAGTGCAAAAGATTTATAGCCAATATGTATTGTATTTATACTTGGCAcatattcatttgttttcttaaacTTTCAAGGTGGGGATGTTAAGCAATGattggtataaaaaaaattaggcctttcatcattttaaaatttacacAAAGACTTCTGCTGTGTacaaattcactttttttttaatgttgttcAGCGATCCTCACCCCACCCTCAGATCTTCAGTCTTACACAAACATGTctaaattatgtaaaataatgtGTCGAATCCAACTCATAACAGTTTGCCTTTTAGGTTATTTTGTCCAAAATAATCCTTTTTTCcagttttttttctccaaaaataaAGTGGTTCAAGTGGCCGATGATTTGTCAGTTTCATCTGTAAGAAATATATCACCAGTAATCATCCTTGGTGTGAACACAGCATGATGGCTTATGGCATGTTCATGAAGGCTCGGACCTCCCGCAGCTTTGGTGTAAGATGCTCCCCATCGGTAAACTGGAACACCACAATCTGGAGAAATTTCCAAACAGAACAGCTTTGCGGCTGATATTCGATATCCATCACATAAAGTGCCTTAAAGCACAAGTCGACTGCTTTAAGCAGTGTTGTGGCAGGAAGTACCCTCCTCTCTACGACGACGTACGCCTGTATTGGTGTGAGAATGTTCCCACGCACAACAACAAATGGCTGTGGCCGGACTGCTTCATCAATGTTATCAACATATGTTTGGATGTCGAGAACCTCCTGTAGTCCAAAGAGAAATTATGAAGAAATCATTTGTAATAATAtggattgatatatatatatatatatttgatgcTTGTGGAATGCTTCTGCTTATGAATTCACAATCACCTACAGTACACCCAAATTTGTTCATGCATGTTCATCCCTGTCCCATCAAAACAATACTGGGTATTCTAATATATCCCGCGGCAAAGGTCACCTGTACCCAAACTGGTCATGTTCAGAGCATTACATCAACTAAGCTGGAAGGCATACAGCCTGTTAATAAGCATGCATTTTTCACATGTCATTTGCAGGTTAAAGGACTTGCTTGCATTCATGAGTGAAATGCGATGTGATGACAAATCTGAGGCCATCTGTAGTTGTACCACAGCTAATGACGAACTGACTTATTAAGATTAAAGTGCCTAGTGTTGCCCCTGCAGGGCCTCCTTGGGGACCTGCGTGCTCATTACTAGGAACTTGAAAATGGTTGCTTTTCAAGTTTGcacaaataaaatgttatgGCAATGCCTTATCTGGTAAGAACATAGGTATTGCATTTCAACCTCAATTTCATCAGTTGTCCTAGGTTTTAAACTCTTAACAAATTAACTATTGAATTTGTTTGTAATGAAATATGATTACTATGGCAAGATtttaaacacaaaacaaaatatatatcttacatGTCTTCTTTACCACCTCCCCAGCACAAAAACCACATGTATACTTACTGGTTGAATGTCAATGAAGGACGACAATGTTTCTGCAGTGGTGTACGTTCCTCTCTTGGAATCTTTCCTTCCTCGGAACAAGACTGGGAGCATGTAGAATCCAAGATTGCTCTTTTCCTCTAAAAAGAGGGAAACAATGAAAGAGTTAAGTAATTAAGTCCCAATTACATATGAAGAAAAGGTGCAAGAGCAAACAGGTCAATTATGGAACATCTCACAAAATGTACAGTTACAGCAAATTAAAAATAACGGTCGAATACAACAATTATTTTCTACAAATATGGGTAAAATCACTCAACGTAAATGTCAGTCAGTAATTTGAAGCTCAGCTTTCTGAGTAAactgagaaaatcaaaattgcaCAAACATCAGCATGGGCTTCCCAATGAGCTTTAAACCACCATCCCGCACCCCAAAAAGCAAACAATTTAACTGTACATTTTGTGAGATTAAACAAAAGAAGCAAGTAAAAGTATGCTAAACCTTTGTCATGGAATCATGTTTTTATCATatatgttgtacatgtattatatgtttcagagcacttttatttatttcagttcaATTCCTTACAGGGGGAATATTAGACTCAATGTTTGGTCCTGGCCACAAAAATAAACATCATATAGTGTAGTTGAAATAAATTCTTTTGACTTTCTCTCAAGTCATTTTCACTAATACTGTCAAGTGTGTGTTCTGACACCACATACCAAGACTGAGTTTCCCAGGGTCATGAATGTTTTCGAATTCGGCTCTTGCACTTCTCCAGTTGCCAGTTTTCTCGGTGAAGTCCACTACTTTGTTACAGAAAGTGGGCCACTTCTGGTACAGCGCGTTTGCTTTCTCTGGGAACAATACTGCAAAATCTCCTTCAATCTGTAATTGTTAGGATAGTTATAGAAGCCAGATGAAAGGTAGGATATCTTTCATTTGCATCTTCTCTTTACCATgaaatttcttttcatgatgTTACCTATACTCACTAAGAATTATTGATTATTGATGAGGACTTGCAAGGATTTGAATGGTACACACTAACAATTATCGGTTCAATAGGGGTGCACGATTTCTGTAGGACTCGTCGTGCTTGCGCGTTCCTTAACTAGTGCAGGATTTTGTTCAAAGTACAAGATAGCTCCCGCATGATAATTCAAACCCCTACCCTCTTAGGGTGCAGATGTGCACCCTAAGATTGAGGTGCAGATAGGGGTTTGAATTCCCATACAGGAGCTATGTTGCACTGCGAACCAGTCCGTGCACTTGTAAGGGAGGGAATGAGCAAGTCGAGTCTTGGTACAGAAATCGTGCACCCCTATTGAACCGATAATTGTTAGTGTGTACCATTCAAATCGTTATCTTAACATCAATTGTGGCTATTGTAGGTGTACATTCAATCCAATTTACTATCTTAGGTGCAGAAGCatacaaaaataacaattaaattttaaatttaaatctctaAACAATATCTAAACAGAAACGAAtagttttgtatttatttacaagACAAGAGTCACAAGACATAAtagatttttccttttttgaggCACTTCTTGATTATTTTGAAGCGCGATTTTTTTAGGGCTTCAATATTACACCGTATCACAGACACTGGTAACATGTAGGACCGTGTATCTCAGATTGCTAAACTATCCCTTTAAGGAGACTGCTAAAGTAAACCTGCCCAtgcaacaaaaaaacaaaaaagttactTCTCAAAACATGCGACTCTAGTTTAATTTAATGTCCTTTCTTGTCACATGCAGAAGAAAAATCAAGGTCCACATACCATTCCAGCATCGAGAAGTCTGGGATATGTGGTAAGAATGTTCTTCACACAACAGTCACTTCTCTTGATCCAGTCATGTCTTTTTTTTGCCGTTTGTTTCATGTAGTCCTTCACCATGTCCTCTGGCTCCTTGTTGTTACGCAGCCATTCTTCCATTGTCGCGATGTTATCATCATTCACAGACTCAAGATCAGTATCTCCTGGATATAATGCAACAGAACAATCAACAATTAGCATGTATCAACAAGTTTTTGATGATTGTATTGGAAGGGGGGTTTTAGTTGGCATTGCTCAGGCCCCGTCAGTTTGTTATGGCACAGTATGACTTCATCAGACGGATCTGAATAACTCATAACTTTAACTATATGAAAAAGTAGCCAGCATACCTTGCTTTTGAGACTGTGCCTCGTCTTCAGCTACTGGTACCCTCAGGGACTTCTCCTTCTTTCTGACGTACCTCAGATGCTCCTCCAGGTAGCCCGTTGCTGGCCGTCCCTTGGCCCCCACGCAGTACCAGGCCTCCTGctcaaataaattaaaattccTTCATAATTCAACTTCAAAAACAGTAATGCTCAACAACATTTGttaaacattaataataatcaaataaaagcACAATATAATTCCAGTGTTAGCTGtacatttacatattttgtttcatatgtCAGTGTTTGCAATAACAAGGTTTGTCCTCGTAAGTACCTATTTCTAACCGCACACTGTTATATTCCTGCAATGTCATCAAGTCATTGCAAAAACAAAGTGAATGATTGATAATTCTGTGAATATCCAATACTCAATGGCATGCAGAGACACAAGTCTAAATAAGAGATGTGTCATTACTTGATAATATAACTTATAAACAAGTGgtaaaaataaaccaaaatatTGCACGATTTAGTGATTGATGCCATATTAgcttttcattatttgtaagcTTTTCATGCCTGTCTACTGTTAAATTTACTATTGCCAGAGATGCTCTTATTATGCTTGTGATACTGTGATACAACATGCAGTTGATATAGCATCtctaatataataaataaaagaataccAAAATTGAGGATGCTCCATAACAAgttacacaaaataatatgaTCCAGTATTCCAGAAGTTATTGCATAAACacataatttgtttgatttagaCCTTAAAGTGGCTTATTGCTTCTGGCTCAAACTTCTCATAAAATTTCACTTTCTTGTAAATGGGGTCTGTGGGTTAGGGACAGATGGAGGGATGGATGGACAACCTAAGAAGATAATGTATCTGGCACCTCCAAGTAATAAATGCCCACTGTGGTAAGAATCAATCCATAAATCAGTCCAGAAAAAAGTGGTGATCCGAGCCATACCTGAGGTTACATATATCAAGAAAAGCAATTCATGGACAGGACTTACATAGCCAAGTGGAGATTCTGGATCTTTTAAGAAAGGAAAGCTTGTCACAATGGCATGGGCCATTGATGCCTTCACAAATGAGCTTGGCTTGGTACCATACTCCCGTATCAGGTACTGAGTCAACATATCCACAACAGTATGCCGGTCCCTTTTGCTGCAGAGATTTGTAGCATTGATGTTCCTTAATGCTGCTCTTCCCATGGTGGTCTCTCTCAATATACAAGCAATGTTCTGCAACAgataaaggatttttttttttaaagatcagtaaattcagaataaaaaagtgaaatgtgACAGCATGCAGTCGGTGGGTATGTCTCTGGCTGTCCGACCTTCTACAATAAGCCCATCATAAATCACTCACTGGGCATTCCTTGCAAACTTTGTTCTGATAAAAAATTTCAATGAAACCTTGAAACTGACCTTAGACTAGCTTAAAACCCATAACCCCAACCAAACATTTTCCATAACAttcctttattcattcataccaaaatgtacctacatgtaccaaATCATATCACTAGCCATTCTGCAGATGTAGAAATAAAATGGTATTTTGAGTAAAAACTTGAATAACCTTTGAACTGACCTTTCACCTTTGAGCCCTGCTGCTTGTCAGAAATACTGACGGACAGATATAACTCCAAGACATAATGCCTCCGGCACCCTTATGTGTTGGAGGCATAAAAACTGATGAATGATGGTGACTCGACATGCCCACTCTTCAATTGTATAAGCCCACTATATACATAAACTTACGAAATGCACTTTCTTGACCCGTTTCAGGGGAGGATGTTGATCAGGACTCTTGGATTCTGGGGAGTCGTAAAGTGGCGTATCCAAACTGGGCTGGGAAGGGCTTTgtctgggactccactcacttCCTGTTATACAAGAGAGATCTGAGCAGTCATCTAAGGAGAACACTGATGGGCTTCTTGTCGACGTTGATGCTTGTTCCATGCTTTGTTGATTTGCAGCATGATActacaataaataaatgaaaaataattgaactttcaatgtacatgtaaataactgATTATTCTTTACATTATTAATGACACAAAAAGCACCGGGTTAGACTTTAGTATTAAGTTTATATTCCTTGAAGGGGAAAATCATTCTCACTGTTTCTGAAGTCATATTTTAGAAAAACTTAGCATGAGTCATGGTATAAATTTAAGAAATTACAACATAATATGAATGAATGCAAATATAACAGACACATTTTCAGATACAGAAACAATGAAGTTAATAACGAGTTAAAAAATTCAAACCACATATTTACTGTAAAATTTTCATTggaataatcaaaatttgttagCAAGTCAGTACAGATCAATCAAGGTTAACTTCTTAGctattttttcaatcaaaatgtGTAGAATGATA carries:
- the LOC129263634 gene encoding uncharacterized protein LOC129263634, whose product is MLEPEGLKMELDNCCGDSSSEDGFIDPLTKIVQRWGCPSVLKILEENEVDVKTLPLLSESIITSFIPKIGPRLKFLAGWRAEYHAANQQSMEQASTSTRSPSVFSLDDCSDLSCITGSEWSPRQSPSQPSLDTPLYDSPESKSPDQHPPLKRVKKVHFNIACILRETTMGRAALRNINATNLCSKRDRHTVVDMLTQYLIREYGTKPSSFVKASMAHAIVTSFPFLKDPESPLGYEAWYCVGAKGRPATGYLEEHLRYVRKKEKSLRVPVAEDEAQSQKQGDTDLESVNDDNIATMEEWLRNNKEPEDMVKDYMKQTAKKRHDWIKRSDCCVKNILTTYPRLLDAGMIEGDFAVLFPEKANALYQKWPTFCNKVVDFTEKTGNWRSARAEFENIHDPGKLSLEEKSNLGFYMLPVLFRGRKDSKRGTYTTAETLSSFIDIQPEVLDIQTYVDNIDEAVRPQPFVVVRGNILTPIQAYVVVERRVLPATTLLKAVDLCFKALYVMDIEYQPQSCSVWKFLQIVVFQFTDGEHLTPKLREVRAFMNMP